The genomic window gaggtgGAGGTAGAAGGTGGTGGAGGGGCCCCAGCAGTTGGGTCCGCGGAGAGGGCAGGGCTCCTGGTGTCCGTCCAGCTTGAAACCAAAGGCTGgggtgcccccctccctccctccaccccaggcccTGAGTCAGGCCGGGCAGGGTGAGAGGGCCTGTGAGCCCTGCCTTTTCTCTACACGACCTTCAGGGAAGGGGACCCATCTCAGAGTGGTCTCTCCTGATGCCAGACGGGGCCAGAGGGCAGAGTGGCCATGGCTAAGGTGACAGTCGGGTCTCTGTGGGGTCTGTGGCTCTTGATGGTGGTTCCTGCAGCTATTTCCAACCTCCTCCCTGGCCAGCTACAGCCTGCTCCTGGCCATTCCTCTGGAGTCACCGCCTGGCCCTGGTGGGACagaaaaggcaagagagaaagagaaagaactagAGTTGGATATCCAGAGGCATCCGACAGAAAAagagacagggcacctgggtggctcagtcgttaagcgtctgccttcggctcgggtcatggtcccggggtcctgggatcgagccccgcctcgggctccctgctcagcggggagtctgcttctccctcagaccctcccccctctcatgtgcgctctctctctctctctcattctctctgtctcaaataaataaataaataaataaatctttaaaaaaaaagattttacttatttatttgacagagagagacagcgagagcaggaacacaagcagggggactgggagagagagaagcagacctcctgctgagcagggagcccgatgcggggctcgatcccaggaccccgggaccatgacccgagccgaaggcagacgcttaacgactgagtcacccaggtgccctcaaataaataaaatcttaaaaaaagaaaaagaaaaagacacagagaagatCCGAGAGACACAgataggcagagagagagaagaagcttAAGATAGAGAAATGCAGGGagccacagagagagagcacagaacacagccagagagagagaggagagaaggcaggctgAGAAGGAGGCAAGGGAGACCCAGACCCAGCCTAGAAGGGAGAGCAAACTGAGGCGCATGGGGCTGGGGTCCTCTTCCCAGGCCCACCCTCACCTAGAGCTCATCCCGGGGGTGGAGGCTGTGCCCACTGCTGCCAGCCAGGTCCAGGCGGGGGCCACGCAGCGTCTTGTGAGAGCCACTCCAGCTGATGATGCGGCCGCTGTCATCGTCCCAGGGCGAGGATGTCTCCGTGTCGCTGAGCCACTCAGCGTCCCCTGCATAGTGGGTGGGGGCAGCGAGCAAGGGCCGGGCGGAGAAGGCATGCAGGTCCCTCGGCCAGAAGTGCGCCTTGTAGTGCTCACTATGAGGCAGGGGCAAGGCTCAGGAGGGCTGAGGTGGGTCCCGCCAGCCACACCGCACGCCCGCCTGGAGCCGGACACCTCACCTGCCCGAAGCACCTCACCTCACTGCCCTCCCCCTCAAGACTGCACAACAAACTCAAGAAGCAGGGTCTctattctccccattttccagacggggaaactgaggctcacaacAGGGACGTGGCTTGGCTAAGAACCACACAGGCGGCCCAGAATTCACACCTAGGTTGGTCTGACtccagggccaggctgggctACTCCTTGGCGACCTTGAAGAAGTGACTCAGCCTCAGTCTCCCCGGCTGCCCTCGCCAAGGTGGGCTCCCCGGATGAGCTGACCCTGCCCGGCCCCCATCTAAGACTCACTTGGGGTGCCGGTCAAACATGATGGGCAGGAACTCGTCCACAGGCAGCATTCGGCGCAGGGGTTGGGAGGCCAGCAGCTTGCGAGCACCGGCCAGACTCAAGACATAGGCCAGGGTCCAGTAGGAGTATCCGGCCACCACCAGATGTGGCAGCCCATCCACGGCGGCCTCCTCCTCGGGGTTCACCTGCTTCCGGCCCAGGTAGCTGCGGGTGACAGCGAGGGCAACCAGGAGTCACTGCAGGTCCTGTGGTGTCCAAGGACCCCTTCCCCAATCACAGACCAGGCTCAGCGGGAGGACTGGCCAGGCTCCCAGCAGGAGAAGGCAGAGCCCCAGAGCCCCCCGCACTGTGCACCATCCCACAGGTGCAGGCTGCCTACATTAGGTCCCATGGCAActtctctgcctccacctcctccatcaGCCGCTCCAGTCGCCCCCTGAAGTTGCTCTCAAAGCGCACGTCGTCCTCAAACACCAGGACCTGGGCcaggcccctggcaaccacctgcaataatggggtgggggggggagcgaCACACAACATGGGGGAGGCTCTTTAGATTCAGGCGGTCCCCTTCCACCTGCCTGACAGACTCTCCCTGGCCTCCATTATATGCCAAAGGCTCAGCCCTGGCCACATCACTCAGCTGCTCCAAAGCCTGCTGGGGCTCCCACCGCTTGGGGACTGAAGTCCCAACATCTGGCTCTGGCAGTCAAGGTCCTCCAGGCCCCCAGTCTAGCTCTCCAAGTAGACTCTGATGGCAATCATAACCTTTGCCACGTTCACTGGGTGCAGCTATGTATCTGTGGGACCCTCAGGAGGCAGGACACATGATGTCCCCGTACTGCAGTAAGGAGACTCCAGGCCCAGCTCCTCACTTGGCCTCCTAAGCTGTCCTCAAGGAAGCTGGgctggctggaggtgggggaagaCCCCAGCCCCCACAATCCCTAAgagaaaggtttttttgttttgttttgtttttaagattttatttacttattggacagagagagacacagtgagagagggaacacaagcagggggagtgggagagggagaagcagacttcccgcggagcagggagcctgatgtggggctcgatcccaggaccctgagatcacgacccgagccgaaggcagacgctcaacgactgagccacccaggtgcccctagagaaagttatttttttaacttctggaaATGTGAAAAGAACATGAAATCAGCTCAGTAAACGGTGAAATGGAAGTCATCTTTCAATCTGTTCAGGGACCGTagaagatggggcgcctggctggctcagtcggttaagggtctgccttcggctcaggtcatgatcccggggtcctgggatcgagccccgcatcgggctccctgctcggcaggagactgtttctccctctccctctgcctgcagctctgcctgcttatgctctctctctctctctctgcctgtcaagtaaataaataaaatcttaaaaaaaaaaaaaagaaacagtagaaGATAAACAGAAACATAAGCTCATGTCCTTATATTTTGGTTatggtggaaaagaaaaacaaggagtgGGTCTGGGTGCTGCCTCCTGGAGGGGGCACCCGCCCCTTGGAGGCCCAGTCCCCTGGTCCCTCCTGCAGTGGCCAGGCAGTGACCTCTCACTGGCGCTCACCTGCCCCCCCAGCCCTGAGCTGAGGCTTCTGGGCCAAGCCCCAGgcctttcttctccccccccATCCCCGAACACACAGCTCCggtctgcctcagggcctttgccccaCCGTCTTCCTCTGCCCGGAAGGCTCTTCTCGCTGCCCCTCGGTGGTGAGGCCCACCCTGGTCCCACACCAGGCCAGGAATGCAAGCCAGCCCACACTCTAGGACAGTCTGTACATCTCCCCTCCACGGCTAGCTTGCTTCTTCCCGGTTTCTGTGCCCCGCTCTGGTCCCTGAGCCCCAGAAGGGTGAGAGGGGCCTTTTCCTTGTTCGCCTCTGTATTCTCAGCACAAGATCTCCCAGCACACAGGATGGGCTCCGTAGAGACTACAGTATGAGTACGGCACAGGGTTGAATGCATAGGTTTAAAGCTGCTGGCCAGGTCTTCCTTTGTATATCTATTCACCCGCTGGTTCCCCTgggcgctgagcacagagcagcgAATAGGGTGCCCCCCCGCCACTGCTCTCCCTGCGGGAGCGGCgtcctcacctcctcccagaTGGAGTAGTGGCTGAGAAAACAGCCCACCTCGCCCTTGGTCAGTGTGCGGCCCGAGTAGGGGTCCTGGTAGCCAGGGAGCAGGTCCACGCCGAGGCTCCTCATGATACTGGTGTTGAGTGTCCTGAGGGAGACAGGTATCATGGGGCGAGGGGTGCCTGGCCTGTGCCTGCTGGGGGCAGTCACACTGGAGTTTAATTTAAAGGTGTCAACCTCGTTACTGCTTCATGTGGCCTGAAGATGTTGGAGACGACCCAGGGAACCAGAGCCACCTAAGGCCGGGGTGACCCTCGAGGGAGGGAACAGAAGCATGGGGAGATGGGCAGCAGCCTGAGGGGCATGCTCCCCAGAATGAACGTAGGGGGACACGGCATCTGCTTCTCAGGCAGAGGCCTGAGAAGAGGATGAACATCCTACTGTTGAAAGGGCTGGGGGCACAAGGGGCCAATAGCCGTGGGCAAGCACAGCCATGTGACCTCTGGTTCCTCAGGGCTACAGGactggcccctgcccccacccccacccatcagGGCCCTAAGTCCAAGACAGAGAAGAGTAAGCCTGATAATAATAAAGACACCTAACCTTTAGAATACTTCTTCTGTGTCAGGCCCTGGCAAAGTCCTCACCGAGCCCTTAGAAGTCCTAAGAGGGAGGCACAATTAACTGCCATTCACAcagcagggctgggaggtggCGGTGACTTGCCggaggtcacccagctggtaagtggcagagctggaacgCAAGCCTAGGGGCTCCAGATTCTGAGCCGTGCTCTCCTGTGCTCTCCTCCCTCCGGTAGGCCCTGGGGCTCTCTAAGACAGAATCACTCAGGCCCTGTTTGATCACCTCCTGGAACAGCAAACTCATTCCACTCATTTGTCTGCTCTTCCCAAACCCAGGGAGCTCCAGTGGGCCACACTGCTCCCCTAGCTGCCCAGGGCCCCGCCCCCGGGGAGCCTCACCGGCCGTCCACAGCATCCACCACCCGCCCAGAAATCTCCATCTCCCAGAGCGAGCTTAGCATGCGCTCACGGCGGTCGGGCCGGCGGGCCAGGCTGATGACAAACACCtagaggaggcagggaaggtggGTGCGGGAGGGGTGGGTGTAGCGGGAGGGGAGAGCCCACCCACTTCCTGACCCCAATTCTGCGGGCTGAGGGAACTTACCTCATCAAACCCCATCTTGCTGGGTCGTTTGGGGGGCCGGGACACATGCGCTGAGGCCCACATGGGGGGCCCGTCCACTGCAGAGGAAAGTACCCCCCATCATGAATCCCTACAGACTGTTGTCAGCAGTGACCCTGGaatccccgccccgcccccacccttgCCCCCTTGGAACACCCAGGAGGAAGGGCCGTCAGAGATTATAGGATCCACCTGCTTCCATCAtagagatggggacactgaggctcagcgGGGAAAAGGGCTTGCCCAGAGTCAGGGAGTAAGTTAGACGTTGAGGCTGGGACCGCAGGCCCACTGCCCAGTCAGGTCCGGGGCCTGGGAGAAGGGGCACCGGCGGTGGGAGGCTAGCATGGCAGCAGGCTAGTGACCTGGCTCCCAGCCCTCACCTAGGGCTTCCAAGATCAGGTGGATGAAGTTGACCCTCTCATCCTCCAGGCCCTGGTGGGATTTCACGGGCACATTCATGTACCCGTAACGATGTGCATTACACACATGGACTGTAACCCCTGTGGAGAGAGGCCAAGTGAGTGctggagcaggggagcagggctCTTGGAACCCAAGGCAGGCatcctctctgggactcagtgtCCCCgctgtggggctggagggagaaaaGGCTTGACTCTAACAATATCTAAGGGACCTTTCTAGCTGAGATGGTTTCTGCTGGTCTAGAGCACCAGCTGGGTGCTGGAGGGTGGTGGTGAGCAGGACAGAGCCCTGTCCCTGGGGGATCATGGGGCGACAGGAGAAAGCAAACTCCCATCTGACCACAGCCTTCGGGCCAGTCCATTGCTCTACCCGCTAAAGCTCCCCACCTCCCGGCCTTGCCACCCTGCTGGATCCTGCACCATCACTTCGTGCCCAGACCCCTATGAGCGACCCCAcactctctcctgcctccccccgccAACCAGAGTggccttttctatttcttcaatatTTGTCACCTTTACTGCAATTACTTCTTTCCCCTTTATCTCCTATAGACTGTGAACTCTTGAGTGGCAGGCACACAGAATCCGCTTGAAAGTCAAccccacgcccagcatggagcacagagcctgggccAGCGTGGGGACTCAGTAGCTGGgtgcggggcgcctggatgacagGGATGAAACCCCCTGCAAACCGCTGACCAGTTAACAGCGGCGGACACCCGAAGTAGTGGTAGCAATGACAAAAACACGGCAACACTTCTGCTTCTTCTCATGGATTCTCCAtgggtttgtttttccttcacttGCCTTTTGCACTTGATACGACTTTTTTTGCCTTGCACGTCTGCAGTAGCAGACTCCACCAACACCTCTTGCATGAAAAAGCCAATGACAACATGTCCCCCTCTGGCCACTGTGGGCACGCTGCTTGCTCAGGTGCAGCACTCCTGGGTTACATCgtcacttctccttctccctgaatTGGCCTGTGCAGTCCTCTCAAGATCCTTTTCCCAACACCGGgcgtctctgtctccctctcatcTCTGACTCTTCCTCAGGACTGGATTTATCCCGGCAGAGCCCAGACATTTTGCGgtaattttcatcttaaaaataacGCCAACACCCGAGTGTTCTTTTCAGTGTGTGAAGCCAATCGCGTGATCCTCTGATGGCTGCCCAGTGTTGTCAGGCTAAAGACCAGATGCTGGCCGGTCAGGTCCACACAGGCTGGCCCCTGCCTAGGTTTCCTGCCTCAGCCTCTGCCACGCTTCCCCTCACTTATTATGCTCCTGTCACCTGCCTTCTTACATTGCCTGCTACCatagggcctttgcacctgctggtCCTTTGGTCCTGTTGCCTAAAatgctctttcttgctcttgTTAATGCTTTCCCGTACTTCAGATCTCAACCTCAAAGTTCAcaccctccaggaagccttccctgcccaGATCTACTCTGGCCTAGGCTCCCTGAGCACGCAGAATCAAGAAGCATTCCTTCCTGTCATGGCTGCGATTGGACACTGATTTGTGTGATCCTTGGACTGACTGGACTGGAAGTTCCAGGAGGGCAGAGACCGCCTCACTTTACTCACCACTgtctccccagtgcctggcacatggtgggtgctccataaatatttgcctAATGAAGGAATATGTGCAAGTGCCATGATGGGGAGCCAGAAGGACATCTAACCTCCCAGGGCCACGGGCTCAAGAAAGGCTATGACCCAGACAAACAGGAGTTTAACAGGATGGATGGGAGACTGGGGAAGGGCGTGcaaagcagagggaacagcatatgcaaagacCTAGAGGCCTCCAGGGTTGCTCACAGAGAGCCAGTCCTCACCAGCGGCCTGGCAGGCATAGGCGAAGACGATGATATCGTCGAAAGGCCAGGTGTAGTTGGGATGAGGGGGGTAGAAGGCGAGCTGGGCTGTCCCGTTAGCCCGCAAGGACACCAGGAAGGTGGAATGGACCATGGGGACCTGGAAGCAGCCCCGGCGCCGGCGGTTCTTGGTGGGGAAGTAGTCGGCTGTGCGGCGGTAGTAGCCCTGGGGAAAGGGGTTGCTCTGAACTATGATGGGGCCCCTCCATCCCCAGAACACTGCCTCCCCTGACATGGCCCACAGACTCCGAGGCCTCCGTCCCCAGCCTTACCTGGGGCGTGATCCCACACCAGAAATTGGAGTAGTAGGTCTGGGAGTCCAGCATCGGGGCCACCACGGGCAGCCCCTGCTCTATCAGAAGCCTCAGCGTCTGGTTGTTGGTCAGAATGTTGTCTGTATCTGCAAACTTTTGGGAGAGGGGTATCACAGACCCCAGCCTTGTCTGGGCTGTACCCTTAAGGAGTCACTGAGTGGGATCCCTCTAGATTGCCAGAGACGCTGCCTGTCTCCCAGGATCCAATGGCGTCCCGTTAGAGAGTTCTATAAACCAACAGGTGTATTTCTGGACCAATAGCTCTGGGATCGGGTCCAGAGATTCTACCTGAGTTGCTAATCTAAGAGCTTTATTCTAGATCTGACTTAGGGAGTAGAGCCAAAGACCTACGCTGAGTTCTAGTCTGGGGAACGAAGCTCAGTTTATACTCCGGGCTCTAGCCCAAGAACCTAGGCTCAGTATATACCCGGCAATCTGTTTCAGGGATCCAGGCTTCATAGCTAATCTGAGCTCAAGCATAGGGATCCAAGCTCAATGTCCGGTCTGGGTTCTGACCCAGGTTGCTAGCTGAAGGGTCCAGCCTACAGGTAGTTAAGTCACACCGAGACTGCTGTCAGGGACAGATACCACCACCTGTGGGAAACCCCATCCTAGCCAGGCTTTCTTACCAGGATGTAGTCagccccccagtccctggcaaagGTCAGGGCTTCCTGTTTCAACTCCATCAGAAACTGGTGCCTTTCTCTGGTCCAGTGCTTGGGCCCCTCTTCGTCTGGGTAGGACCTGAGAGGTTCGACAGATGAGAAGTTCACCAGGGGCAGGTGTCCGTGGTCCCCCTGGCGGCAGGGCAGTGGAGAGAGCCCTGGCCTGGAGGTGGGGGCTTGCAGCTGTCCCTTTTCCTCCCTGGGTGGCAGCTGTTAGCCCTCTTCCCAAGAACCCTTCCCTCCAGTCACCACCTGGGCTCCCCCTCGGGCCTCCAGACCACAGCCGCGTAGTGGTCACCCACAGCGGCCAGCCACTCCTGCAGCATCTGCGTGGTGTTGTCCGTGTTGTGGTCCGTGGCACACCTGGGGATGCGGCAGGAAGAAGGGTGAGGGGGCCCTGCCACCGAAGGGCCAGACCCCGAGGCAGCACTGACCCCTGGAGCACCAACCCCTCCGAGGCTGGACGCTTGGGTGCTGCGGGGGGAGGAGGTGTGCTACAGAGTAAGGCAAGCACCCAGGTCCCAGGCACGGGTCTGTGAcccactgtgtgacctcaggcgaGTCCCATTCATCTCTGGACTTCACTTTCTCCCTCTGGAACCAGAAGCTGTCCTGCCTGGCTCATGGGCTGAGACCCCAGAACATGAACGCATTTGAAAGACAAAGCACCTCAGCTTTGAGGACCACACCTGCCATGTGCCCtggctcccttccttccttaccaGACCACAGATCCGTGCCTCCCCTTGTCTGAGTCAGAACTGGACAGAAGAGCTGCTGCTTCCCTCTGCCAGAAAATTGTAGTAACGACCAAACCCTCCTCCGAACATCCCTGAGAAGTGCTGATGCGCCTGAGCTCCACGGCCACGGAGCATAACCTCTCCTCTGCGGAGGGGGCTCCCcaggcgcgggggggggggggctggcgcAGAGGGCTTAGCCAAGATCCCAAGTTTTAGGTGATCCTGCCCCTTTAAGCCAATTCCCCAGAAGTGAAGACTAACTACGTGTCAAGTCTCCTAGGGGTGGGAACTAACTAACTCAGACTGTGGTAATTGTGGGCAGCCTCCCCAGACCCTGGCTCCACCCTCAGCGCAACTTTGGTGTGCCCTGGGGGGTAGTTTGTCAATTCTCTCCAGTTTATCCCCAACCTCAGCCTGGGGCTCCTCCCTGTTCTGGCTTCCACACACTGGGGCCGCCGATTCCAGTGAGCCCTGTGGGGATGCCTGGGGGAGAGACTCTAGGAAAGGGGCTCTCTGCCCTGCGCAGGCAGGACCCAGACCCTCCAGAGAGAGGCTGAAACCAGCGcgggggaaggaggagcaggtCTGACGCCCCGCTGCAGAGCAGCATGGAGGCAGACAGCACCCTCACCTgctccccaggcacccccaggcctGCTGATCTCTGCCACGTGGggacccagggcagggcaggccagcTGTTCCTGCCGGCTCCACTCCAGGTCAAGCCAACCCCAGGGCCCATGGGGGTTTGAGTTTGGGCTCTGAGGCTAGGGCAAGAGGACCCCACTTAAAGCCAgaggaggtccccagaggagtaAGGGCCGGGGTGGGTGTTCCGGGGTCAACGTAAAGCCTCAGAGGTCAGTCTGCAGGGCCAAGGGGTAAGGGGTCCTGTCCAGGGGCGCAGGGCCGGGCAGGGCCTGTCTgccaggggaggggcctgtctgAGTGGTGTCTGGACGGAGCAGACGGGGCCATCGGGAGTGGAGGCTATCTGTGGGGCGGGGGGTACATGCCCAGAGGGTGCCAATGCCCGGTCTCTCTCACCAGAGGGCCAGCCTGGCCCGGGGGTAGTCCAGCCGCTCCAGCGCGCCCAGGTAGTGGGGCAGTGAGTGTTCGGCATTGCGGGCCAGGATGGTAAGGACCACGGCGGGCAGCGGCGGCTCCACGACGCCCGCAGCCTGGAGCCACGGCCCCAGCAGGAGCAGCAGCTGAAGcagcggggcggcgggggcgaCGGGCATGGCGGGCGCTCGGGCGGCGGCGGCTGCCCCCGGGGCTCGGGCCCGGCGGAGGGGAGTGGGCGGGGCGGCAGGaccggggcggggcctggggccagggcgGGGCCGAGGCGGCCGCAcaagggcggggggtgggtgggaagcgTACCCCCAAAGACTGGGCTCCACCTCCCAACCGCTACGCGCTGATTCTCAAGTGTCCTCTCCACAACCCTGGGTGGCGGAGGCCCAGGGCCCGGAGACCCGCCCCACGCGCGACCCGGGGGCAGCCCCCTCCCAGCTGGCCGGCGCGGGGGGGAACGGGGGACGAGGGGAGGGTCCGGGGGGACGGCATCCGAGCCGCTCCGGCGCCTGAGAACGCTCCACTCCGAAGCCTGGTGCGTTCAGCCCCCGGAATCCGGCTCTACCGAGCGTCCGACGCCCCTGAGTCCGGATTCCCCGGCCTCGCATCCGACCCTCTGACCTGAGCCGCAACCCCGCGGGGCGGGACCGACGGGCCGCAGCCCTTGCCCGGCTCCCCGcttccgccccgccccgccccgcctccgcCCCCGGGCGCCCTCTGGCGGACCCATGCGGAACTTCGCAGACCTGCGCGGTGACAGCCCCGGGCGGGGGGGCGCGGGCGGGGTCCCCCGGACCTGGGCGCGCCATCCAgccccccggggcggggggcacgGGCGGGGGTCCCCCGGACCTGGGCGCGCCATCCCAGCTGCGTCCCGAGCCTGGCGTCCTCCGCGTGTTGTCGTCCTCGCCTCCGCCGCCAGCGCCGGCGCTGCTCAGGCCCTTTAAGAGAACAAAGCCCACTCTCAGGCGGAGTGTAGGCCCAGGGGGCACCACGGAGCCCGCACCTTGACCCAGCCCTGTCCAAAGCAGGACAGCCTCCCCCGGGGCAGAATCGGCCTCAGGGCCCCTGCTGAGATGAGAAGGGGGCTGCAGCCTCCCTTAAGGAGAGGGCAGAAAGGGAGGGCCCTGAGGGCCCCAGGCCAATTCCAGCTCAGTATCTGCTGTGATCCCAGACAGGTCACTTTCCCTGAGCCTCTGGTCCTCAACTGGATGGGTTTGCAAGGATGCCTCGAAAGAATGAACGCACTGGATGCTTCTCTTTGCATGGAGCATGACCCCGGAAAGAGTTGCTGAGGCTGGAAGACAGGACTGGAGAAACCAGGCTCTCCTTCCATTCACCGCCCGCGCCCCGCCACCCACCTGGAGGCCTACTTTCCTATGGCAGCTTTGGGTCTCCCTTCAGGCTCTTCCCAGGGTCAGAGAAGAGGGCTAAGCCTGTGCACACTATCTctgctgggagggaaggggtggggaacCAGCAAGGAGTGGACTTGCCTGGTGCCGGGGCAGCCTGTGGGGGCATCGAACCCGGGAGTCCCGGTCTTCAGCGCAGCTCCTAAGCTTCCACCAGACCCCGGTCAAAGCTTCGGTGGCCAGTGGCCCTGCAATGAAAGGTCTGAGGCCTCATGGAAGAGTCCCTTCCCTTGCATGGTAGCCTCTGGCCGGAAGGCACTCCCATCCCCAGAATGGGGATTCCATTTCTAAAGCCAAGCGGTATGCCCCACCTGACCTGTCCCGGAGTCATCCCAGAGCCTCTGC from Zalophus californianus isolate mZalCal1 chromosome 13, mZalCal1.pri.v2, whole genome shotgun sequence includes these protein-coding regions:
- the CERCAM gene encoding inactive glycosyltransferase 25 family member 3 yields the protein MPVAPAAPLLQLLLLLGPWLQAAGVVEPPLPAVVLTILARNAEHSLPHYLGALERLDYPRARLALWCATDHNTDNTTQMLQEWLAAVGDHYAAVVWRPEGEPRSYPDEEGPKHWTRERHQFLMELKQEALTFARDWGADYILFADTDNILTNNQTLRLLIEQGLPVVAPMLDSQTYYSNFWCGITPQGYYRRTADYFPTKNRRRRGCFQVPMVHSTFLVSLRANGTAQLAFYPPHPNYTWPFDDIIVFAYACQAAGVTVHVCNAHRYGYMNVPVKSHQGLEDERVNFIHLILEALVDGPPMWASAHVSRPPKRPSKMGFDEVFVISLARRPDRRERMLSSLWEMEISGRVVDAVDGRTLNTSIMRSLGVDLLPGYQDPYSGRTLTKGEVGCFLSHYSIWEEVVARGLAQVLVFEDDVRFESNFRGRLERLMEEVEAEKLPWDLIYLGRKQVNPEEEAAVDGLPHLVVAGYSYWTLAYVLSLAGARKLLASQPLRRMLPVDEFLPIMFDRHPNEHYKAHFWPRDLHAFSARPLLAAPTHYAGDAEWLSDTETSSPWDDDSGRIISWSGSHKTLRGPRLDLAGSSGHSLHPRDEL
- the LOC113934855 gene encoding translation initiation factor IF-2-like isoform X2 translates to MGQGPGLISASPGSALSWLPGPLAHSIQREGPLATEALTGVWWKLRSCAEDRDSRVRCPHRLPRHQGLSSAGAGGGGEDDNTRRTPGSGRSWDGAPRSGGPPPVPPAPGGWMARPGPGDPARAPPPGAVTAQVCEVPHGSARGRPGAEAGRGGAEAGSRARAAARRSRPAGLRLRSEGRMRGRGIRTQGRRTLGRAGFRGLNAPGFGVERSQAPERLGCRPPGPSPRPPFPPAPASWEGAAPGSRVGRVSGPWASATQGCGEDT
- the LOC113934855 gene encoding translation initiation factor IF-2-like isoform X1, whose translation is MGQGPGLISASPGSALSWLPGPLAHSIQREGNLVSGGRTVWHLRACLTSPSSSGNWVGKSPCARAGPSSAICLPGRGDPKMLCPGPLATEALTGVWWKLRSCAEDRDSRVRCPHRLPRHQGLSSAGAGGGGEDDNTRRTPGSGRSWDGAPRSGGPPPVPPAPGGWMARPGPGDPARAPPPGAVTAQVCEVPHGSARGRPGAEAGRGGAEAGSRARAAARRSRPAGLRLRSEGRMRGRGIRTQGRRTLGRAGFRGLNAPGFGVERSQAPERLGCRPPGPSPRPPFPPAPASWEGAAPGSRVGRVSGPWASATQGCGEDT
- the LOC113934855 gene encoding translation initiation factor IF-2-like isoform X3; this translates as MELGASELFHRDEGPLATEALTGVWWKLRSCAEDRDSRVRCPHRLPRHQGLSSAGAGGGGEDDNTRRTPGSGRSWDGAPRSGGPPPVPPAPGGWMARPGPGDPARAPPPGAVTAQVCEVPHGSARGRPGAEAGRGGAEAGSRARAAARRSRPAGLRLRSEGRMRGRGIRTQGRRTLGRAGFRGLNAPGFGVERSQAPERLGCRPPGPSPRPPFPPAPASWEGAAPGSRVGRVSGPWASATQGCGEDT